DNA sequence from the Glycine soja cultivar W05 chromosome 18, ASM419377v2, whole genome shotgun sequence genome:
GAGTCAAATAAGTATGTCATCGACAGCAATAAAGATGCAAAAACACATACTGATGGCAACTTGTCATAACCTCATTCACTTAGAGATGCCCAGATGAATCAGGCTGACTCCAGTAAGTACCTTATAGTGTGTGAAAGGCAACTTAGTTCTATGAGTTTAAAGTCATGGACATCCACCCTGTCCAAACCAAACCTGGGAAATTGTAACCCAAAAGAAACAcaggaaaaaaacaaatgatGTATCTGATACAAATGTGTATCATCATGTGCCTTGAAACACAACCAAATGTTTTTCCAGGTAAAAAGCTAAAAATAGGAAAGCCAAAGAAATGTACACTACCCCGTGCCTTCAAACACCTCTAGGTCCATGATATTGAAGAGCAAACATCAGAACATGGACTTGCAAAGGAAATAATAGCAAACATCGATCCCAAAATCAAGAAATAATAGTAACCATCGATCCAAGAATCAGGCAAACAAATAAACATTAGctcgaacaaaaaaaaaacaaaaattaaaatacataaacatATAGATCAGGCATCAAACCCATACCCTCAATGAACCTAACAAAGTGAAAACGACCCAAAATAAACtgtagaagataaaaaatacacaaacaaCAACACATTATTTTCTAATCCAGGATAACAGAAAGTCGACATCTTTAGTATCCAACACAACAACAGAAGTCCACAACATCGGAAACAGACAAAGGTCACACCTTTTTTCcgtcaaaagcaaaaaaaactaagtaaaaaataaattgagcaAAGAATGGAAGGCTCACAGTTTTTGGGACCCAGCGAAACACAAAGTTGAAAGCTTTAGCcataaaaacaaacacaaaggtCAAACCCACAGAGAAGGCAAGACAAACAGGCTGTGTGATCGTCACAAACATAAAGGTCACAgcttcaaaatcaaacataactaCATTTGTACGTAGCACAACAACAAAAGTCCACAACATCGGAATCAGACAAAGGTGACACCTTTTTTCCGTCCAAAGCAATATAAAAACCAAAGCgggaaaaaatcaaacaaagaaGGGTCTTGCATGGGCAAAGCGCCATCCGCCTCAGCACCGCCGTTAGCCTGTCCCAAAAATCAccacaaaaaattagacaaaaaaaaaagaaaaaataaataaaaatgaaacatttatTCTTCAACAGTGAACATCTCTTCCGTagaggagaaggaagagaaggaaGGCAGAAGAAGGAACAGTAGGAAGGAAGAGAGAACACTCACATTTCTTTTGCGTCTCCATCTACtgcctctttctcttcctcaacTTCCCCTCTTTTCTTCTCCGGTTTCTCCACTCGACCCCGCCGCAGGTATGTATCTTACCAGTTTGTTTGCCTCCATTCGTTTGAACTTCATGGCTAAAGCTGTGAGCTCAGTGTTCCTTTCCTTCTCTGTGGGATTTATTAATTCTTAGttattaacaaaacaaaaaaaggaaaaataaaaaaaaggacatTGCGATAGCTGATACCAAGGAAGAGAGAAGGGGCCTTCTTTGTATAATAGAGATAGAAGATAGATAAGGTTGGCCACTATTCCAACGTGATTTTAGATCATCCAACGTGAATCCAAAACACGCACTCAAACTTCCTTTCCTTACCCCGATTCTGCTGGACGTGATTCCAGCCAAATGAGGCGACCGCATCCGTCGAAGGCGGTGCCGCCAAGTCTCTTGGAGGCGCCGGAGACGACGCCGGCGGTGATGGGGGACTTCCAGGAGCCATAGGGTGCGGTGATTCTCTAAGAAAGAGAAGGGATAGCAGCTGCTGAAGAAGCCATTGCCCTTTTGCAGAAGAAACGACGTCGTTGGTGAGGTTTTTCGAAAGGGACGAACTTTGTGGTGAAAATGTTGAAGGAGCGAGTGAAGAAAAAGTTGGAATAATAATAAGgtgacgaagaagaagaaacgcGAGCAGTGAGAGTGAGAACGGCAATGGCTAACGTGGCCATTCTACGTTATTTTAGTACCTTACAGTTTCGATTATATatcatgataaaagaaaaaattattaaaaattacatattttaattttatgaaaataaaaaatatattaaatttttgcaGAATTACAAACCTTCCCCTCTCCAAATGACTCAATCTCTCACTCAGGAGGAGGAAGGCATTCTCTTTAATTAGATGATTCTTTTCATCtcaaaaattcatatttatagaCATAGTATTgtaatctttaaataaaaataataatcagcatatattttcttgtaaacatttgttacatatattttttttgtgataataCTATTCTaagatttattaataatattttttatcaaaaaaatttcaattttgatttctttaaattattcatgttaTGCATTAATCAGCATTTGACATCTCTTAATTGTAAAGTTGGGAACTTGTCCAATCctgttaataaaatatgaaaatcattCATTTGTTTTTGTACAAGAATTTGGAAGCAATTtgcaataataatataataaataaataactctaggaggatttttttttccatattattaatttattttcgaAAATGAGATTAGAAAAACTTATTCTCATGTTTGTTaagagataataaaataattattgtcgtATGTATCACATACTATTTTAAATACTCAAAAATAACATTTCCGTGTTATAttctcagaaaaaaaaaagtttccaaagttataaaaaaaatccgaAAAACAAATGTCTCATAATGTTACACGCCACTATAGAACATGATAATCTGGATAGAAGAACaccatataaagaaaaattgataGACTTAAAAAacagaattaaaaaaagtagACTTGTGCAAAGTAAATTGTGGCCAgcctaacaataataataatttaattcatccATTATCATAAAGCCGCGTAACACGTTCTTATATGCTAAAAGCTTCACAAAGATTCCAACATTATTCGAGATTGACCAATCAATTTTGTAAGAATTTCTTTGAACACAAAGCAGAAACAAGTGCCACTAATActtcacacatttttttcttccctaAAGCAGAATCTATTCAATTCATTTGAAGAAACTATATCATACCAGAAAAGATTAGATAgattattaaaatacaaaacGCTGCAAAGCAAAAATGCAAGGAAACTTTTTTCTATATTTGTCAGATGGAATCAGTGATGAAAACTTGGGTCTTCAGTTCCATGCGGTATAATCACATCAATGTATTCAGGGATCATTGAATGTATCCGGCTTGTCTTTGTCTTCTGGAGATGGAGAAGCCTTAGATCCCAATATCTGTTGGCATTTTCTGAAAACCACCAAAATAGGACATTTGTTAATGTTTAGATAAAATCAAAGGGAAAAAGACAAACATGTTTACAAGACCATATGAACAATGTTTTGCACAAGCAAGTGCATAATTCAATGGGCAAAACATAGATGCAGTCCTTTGGTGTTTTTGGTGCTATTTTCCaatcaaaattagagtttcACCTTGGTAATCTGTGTAATAAATATTTGCATTAAATGCTaacaagatgaaactaattcTGATTGAAGTACATCAAGAGTACCTAAAAAATTGTGTCTGAGTTTTGTcctaattcaaaattattatcataaGAAATATTATTCCCTATGAATCTATTGATATCATATGTGAAACTTtattacacatgaatcaatAGATTTGATTGCCTAACACTATGATTTTATGAATAGTTGTTCTCTAGACTCAAGTTTTATTTGTGTCCCATGGattcaataaaaacaataaatatacacTTCTGAAAAGGAAAACAGAAAGTCATACAAGTTTAACTCCTCTGTCTTGCTCTTGATATCACTTGACCATAATATTGGATCAGTATTTCTAGGAAATGATTCTTGTTGCTGGATCTTCTCTTCCAACCACTGCTCAACTTTATTGCACTCATTGATGATCTAAACAATAAAATCATCACATGAAAGCTGATCTTAAGGGCAGCATCATAATCACAAAAGCATATACTAGCCTAAATCTTATTGTACCAGTTCTTTATCCTGGGTTGGAAGGGAATCTGCAGAAGCACGATGCTTTAAAATGCACTTCGATAAATCTCTTGTAGCTTGCACTCTTTCTTTATCATCTTTGTACCGATTCTCAATTGGATCTACCAGCTACAAGAATACATAGATTGTAAACAAGAAGTACGGCAAGGGATTCagtaataaaaggaaaagaatagaaaaaataacCCTTTTCAGATCTTCCAGTTTTGAAGAATAAGCATGTTCAGTTTCATCAACACCATCCTCATAAAGCCATTCCTCAGTCTCTTGAAGGGTCCTAGATATGTCATCCTTCTCTTGTTCACTTGCAAAGCTTCGGTATGTGTGGAAGAGCTATTCAAATATGCAAATAAGTTAAATTTCAGCTCACAAAGCAAAATAGAACCAAAAACATAATCTTCCAATGTCGGTATAAAGTCAGTAGCATTGAAAGGGATACAAATTTAAAGATTTCAAACTTCCAACCCTGCACAGATAAGTTTACAAAAAAACCAATTGCGAACTTACATTtacaaatgaatcaccacagaAAGCCATAATCCATTTTCAATAACTACACCATAAAGTTTCTCATATGACACACTCAAGACTTTTAATTAACTTAACAAAGGTAAATCTGATCCTTTAAAAAGGAACATGTCTGTTTtccattttgaaaaaaaaaaggatcagCCAATGGACAAAACAATTTATAGCTTATGCTTAGTGTGTGACCACATAAAAACCAAACATCCCTTCATCAAAGAAGCCAGTCATGTCTACAAATTTTTGAGACATTGAATCTGTACCTTACTCCTCATATCATAGACATAAGACTCCAAGCtgttcttcttttctttggTTTGCTCTACAATTCTGTCCTGATGGGCCAACTGGAGTTCTTTTTCATGAGCTTCTAAGATCTCTGCCTTTGTCATTCCACCATAGACATTCTCATTCACTGGCACATTAAGCCTTCTGTTATCTTTTCTTGTACCATCAGCCTGTAAAAAGGTATGatagaaatattttaataactCCAAATACCAAAATGAATCATATTTGCAATCATAATTATCAccacaataatattatatcacCAGAATCAGTCAGCCTTTGAAAAAAAGGGatgatagtaataataaaatggttTAATTACCCTTTTGGTCATAGTTGCAATTTTGTAACCCTTTACACCAGATCCTTGAAAACTACTACAAAACTGGAACTGTCTAAATTTTTTGGTAGTGAAAGTTTTAGTTTTGTAGcagttttaaaagatttagaTGTAACGACTTTAGGCAATTATAGACAGCAAGGACCAAAgggttaaaaaaattgcaactaTAGGGACCAAAAGGGTAACTAAACCTAATAAATTTACTCCAAACAACAAATGGACTTTATGAAAATCAACCATGACAAATGTCACAGAATTCATCAGAAATTATGGCAATTGCTATTATCATTTTAGCTATATGATTTTCCATGCTCAAAGGATAAAATTGCCTGAAATCTGAAAATTTCCcagaaaggaaaaatgaaagcgAGATAAAGAGAAAGGGAAATTACAGAACTACATGGAGATTCCAAGTTCTTATTGGTATTATCTTCAAACCCATTGGTAACTGTCTCAGAAATAGGATCAATATCCATTGCATCAGAATTTGAATGATAATCACCAGCCATAACCAAATCATCCTTGATCAACTGAAACCATAGAAAGGCTTatgtccaaagacctctcttaGAAAAACTAATAGCACAGTATGGAAAGATAAAATGAGGCTTCTTACTTACTGTAGCTGATTCAATACTGACAATGCCATGCAGATCAAGTGGAACTCTAACTTTAACTCTGATCTTACTACCGTGGGATCCATGGAAAGGACCAATCTGAAATGAAGTAGTGATCAAATGCATAAGCAAatttcaaggtgagggcatgcagatAATGCCTGCTGAATTACCAGCACAAAGAATGATGTTAGATCTACcacattctcttcttctttctcctaaCATAATGATTTAGACAAGTGCGTGCATATCCACAGAAAACAGATTCTGACTTTCATATTGTTATGCCTACTTAGTTTTACAACAATGGTTTCCTTTTATGTCAAAACAAGTAATAGTCACAGTCACAGGCTATTTGGTAATGAAGTTTATCTCTCATTGGGAAATAGTGTGAGGTGTCTATTGCAACAGCTCCGGATCCATTGAAGTAATTCTTCTCACTTGATGCCAATAACTGACAAGAGTCAGACAAAACGTTTGGAGATATTCCATTAACAGCTTCTAAATATCAGAATattacaacttaaaaagaaaaggtgTTGATTGTGGTAATGATGAATATCTACCAAAAACAAATTTTCTgtggaatttaaattttagcacatatatatatgaatatttgagtaccaaaaagtaaaataaagaaTGTTAAAAAGTTCACATAGATTTACCCCCCAAAAAAAAGTGCTCACACTAAAGCTATAGTGCATGATTTGCATTAAACACACAGGAAAACCAGGAGAGTGAGGATGTAACTATTACTAAGAAATGGGGTAGCGTGAAATGGGGTAGCGTGGTTGacgagaaaatatatataacagatAAAAATGCACAAGATAATTTTAACTGCTTCACGTTTTCTGAATATTCTAAAGTGGGCATACCGTGACACAACTAATTATAGGAGATGTCCCAGGTGGTAGTTCATCTGGATTAGCATAGAAAGCTTCCAAATGAAACAAATCACTTCGCCGAAAGGTTATGACTTTAACACTTGGAAAGGGTTGGCCTCTTGGGAAAAGTACACCATTTGATCTCACAGCAACTGGACCTTCATCTGATGAAAGTCCAATTGAAAAGGGAATAACATCCTTGACCTGAACAGACATGAGAAATCACATTAATTATATGGAAAACAATATGACAAAGAGAGGCACATGAGTCTATACCAATGAGTTAtggaaatttcattttaaatcagaaaaagagaaaaaaaaaatggaactatcaaagacaatcaaaggttgaaaacaaaacttgttaGAATAAACCTAGGTAACAATTTGATCCTTTCACAATTACTAATTTACTACATTTCTAAGGATCTACAAACTCAATTCTAATCagcaatatatatttatagcaTAAAGATAAGATGAGAAtagatttggaaaaataaatacaCAAACCTCGTATTCTCTCACATGGTAAATAGGACTGAGCATTGCACACTGTAGAGCACAACCACGGGCTACACACTCACTTGCATTCAGCTGTCGGCTGGGTTCTCTCTTGAACAGAGAAGTTAGTAATGTACTTATTGCTGGAATCCTAGAACCCGAACCAACTAGCTCTACAGAAGAAATCTTCTCTTCTGTCAAGTTTGCATCAATTAATGCTCTGCGGCAAGGAATAGAAACTCTCTCCAGTAATCCTGATGCCAGCTTCTCAAATTCTTCCCTTGTGATAAATCCCTTGACATCTTTCTCATCCATCAAACACTCGATATTTAGAGGCGCCTCTAGATTTGCACTCAaaactttcttcaatttctcaCATGCTGCACGTAGCCTAAAGCATGCCTTGGTATTAGAATACACGTCAATGTGGTACTCTTCCTTGAATTTTGCTGcaaaatgacaaaatataaCCTCATCAAAGTCCCTCCCCCCTAAGCTCCTGTCAAACGCATGTGAAAGTATCTTCATTTTCCCAAACTCAAATGACGCAATTGAGACCTGAGTATCACAGTGACCAATATCAATAAATGCAACATTTACAGGACCTGCACTTCCAAAATCTTTTTTATACATTCCATAACTAAGGGCAGTTGCAGTACAATCATGGATCAATCTCAAAGGCTTCAACCCGGCAATTTTCGCTGCATCAAGATACGCCCGTCTCTGCAAGTCGGTAAAGTATGATGGGATCCCGATAACACAATCCGAAATGGGCATCTCCAAATCTTTCTCGGTCATGGTCTTCAAGTGAGCAAAGAGCATGGACAATAATTGAACAGGTGTAAATACATGAATCTCCCCCATGTACTTCAAATGAATCAAAATGCCTCCATCTTGACCCTCAGAAGTTTCAACAGGGAGCATTTTCAGCTCTTTTTCCACATCAGGATCCGCAAACTTCCTTCCTATCAGTCTCTTTATTTGAGATATTGTGGACTTGATGTGCATCATAGCAGAAGCAGCACCAGCAGACCCCAAAATCCGCTGCTTCTCGCCAAAGCAGACCACAGCCGGGGTTTCGCGTTTAGATTCATAATTCAACAAAACATCAATGCCTCGTTGCCTGACTACGGCAATGACGCAGTTCTCATTACCAATGTCAAACCCCACCACACTCATATCTCAACTCACTTGCACCAAACTTCAACCAACTAGTCCAATCCAATTCACCCACCCTACTCAACCAACATCCCCAAAATCCAAAACTTCAACAGATTCCACAAAACCAGCCCAGAAACCTAGGCTTGACCGCAAATCACTACAAAACAAAAGGGATTGAAAAAGACACATGGAAATGAGAAACCTTTATTATCAAAATGAAAGTACTAACAAACTAAATTCCATCTCCTATTGCTGAAAATTCCTTAGATTGCTCATCAGGTGCAAGCAGGAACAAAAGTCAAAAATGGGGGCAAAAGGAAATTGAGAAATGGGGGAGGGAGAACCAACAATTTAACCCAAACCCATtactaaaaatcatatttttccgTTGAATTTCCCTCCATTTCCCAGAAAAATTGAGGGGGGAAAAGGGGGGCATGTTTTCAATGTAACAAAAAAGTCACATAAGCTAACAAAAAGTGGATTCAGCCAATCTGAATTGAACAGCAACGAAGAAAAGAATATACCTTGCGGATGGTGGAATCGAGAAGCATTTGGGATTGCATAGTGCGGATGGTGACGAAGATGGAGTACAAAGAGGgagtgtgtgtgagtgtgtgtgtgtgtgagagagagagagagagagagaaatcttCGCTTTATGCCAATGGCACGAAGCAGGGGGGTTTACAGAAGTGAGCAACGACGCCAAATATGAGAATAATGAGTTTATTTCGGGTCATATTTGTAAAAAGTGGTTTTGCAATTATACCCTCTAATTCAAGAGTGAAGAAACAAACAAGGGTGGGATGGAAATAGTACAATTGGTCCGAGTGACTTACCCTCTGGCCTCTATTTCTAattcagaatttttttaaaaaaatatttttaattaatagaaataGTACATTGACTTTTACTTCAGCTTTCTGCAAAAGCACACCGGAGTTTTTTCCATTGAAGTAAAAAATCAGGCATACCAACAAAGCAACTACATTGATATATCCTTGTTATCGAAGGAAAAAAAGTGTTGATATATTCTTGTTACcgaaaggaaaaaaagtgtttaaaacagaaaaaaatctattttatataaaagaaaattttaataatgtgAAGATTTCAAGTGTAACAATAATTGGTGCTATGAGAGAAGACAAGTGATCACCCCTCTctttaatgtaaaaaatcaGACATACAAATCAAGAAGCAACTACATTGATATATCCTTGTTACCTATGGAAAAAAAGTGTTGATATATTCTTGTTACcgaaaggaaaaaaagtgtttaaaacagaaaaaaaatctattttatataaaagaaaattttaataatgtgAAGATTTCAAGTGTAACAATAATTGGTGCTATGAGAGAAGACAAGTGATCACCCgtctctttaattttatttgtagagttcaaactcattaccaatatttgatggattccttcttgattaatcattaattctacaggTATTTAATCATGTCCAATATTCATTCAACAAGTGCGCTAAAGCATTAGGTGTCTAGAACCGAAACATAACAAATAACCtgttaattactatgacaatCTCAAGTCAAAGAAAACTATTAAACTTATTCTTGAGAATTTTTTATTGACAGTTTATGGTAAATTTAACCATTAGAAAATCTCAATTGAGTTAGTTCAATGATGACATCTACatatatatcatttatatatgcaatttaataaatgaaatctattaatatttatccaataaaggtcattacatatatattgatatatcCAGATTCACAATAATCCTACGATCAAgaacaatttagattaaaattataaaggacttgtttctcattatcataatctctatcaTGATAACACGCCCCTAATTTTAATCAAGAACTTGTCAAATTAACAAttcaataaaacaataaatatgataataaaataaag
Encoded proteins:
- the LOC114396362 gene encoding heat shock 70 kDa protein 16-like; the protein is MSVVGFDIGNENCVIAVVRQRGIDVLLNYESKRETPAVVCFGEKQRILGSAGAASAMMHIKSTISQIKRLIGRKFADPDVEKELKMLPVETSEGQDGGILIHLKYMGEIHVFTPVQLLSMLFAHLKTMTEKDLEMPISDCVIGIPSYFTDLQRRAYLDAAKIAGLKPLRLIHDCTATALSYGMYKKDFGSAGPVNVAFIDIGHCDTQVSIASFEFGKMKILSHAFDRSLGGRDFDEVIFCHFAAKFKEEYHIDVYSNTKACFRLRAACEKLKKVLSANLEAPLNIECLMDEKDVKGFITREEFEKLASGLLERVSIPCRRALIDANLTEEKISSVELVGSGSRIPAISTLLTSLFKREPSRQLNASECVARGCALQCAMLSPIYHVREYEVKDVIPFSIGLSSDEGPVAVRSNGVLFPRGQPFPSVKVITFRRSDLFHLEAFYANPDELPPGTSPIISCVTIGPFHGSHGSKIRVKVRVPLDLHGIVSIESATLIKDDLVMAGDYHSNSDAMDIDPISETVTNGFEDNTNKNLESPCSSADGTRKDNRRLNVPVNENVYGGMTKAEILEAHEKELQLAHQDRIVEQTKEKKNSLESYVYDMRSKLFHTYRSFASEQEKDDISRTLQETEEWLYEDGVDETEHAYSSKLEDLKRLVDPIENRYKDDKERVQATRDLSKCILKHRASADSLPTQDKELIINECNKVEQWLEEKIQQQESFPRNTDPILWSSDIKSKTEELNLKCQQILGSKASPSPEDKDKPDTFNDP